In Tachypleus tridentatus isolate NWPU-2018 chromosome 7, ASM421037v1, whole genome shotgun sequence, a genomic segment contains:
- the LOC143257154 gene encoding uncharacterized protein LOC143257154, which translates to MSVAVVNQNKVKVDYNPVELKRSSSTFIQSETTELQYCIERNGSQQSQDLNSLNSGCYSLNSFSNQSILDTNTSSSDGYELSCKIPKLSYDKVISDEDVQWEDMDDSDFVKCLLMCDKVESLYLRAEYVNHSGGARGSDLFWEVTAKKYGIKTVVYSFRGHASSNPNRYELSQQELSSAKPHLLRANMTLKRKYPTGKTFIDNLLSRNWFQVQNSDAVFAIGKINKNRQTVDGGTGWAVQMGIDNHKQTYVFDCIQKNKGGLTEGSCHWYSFCEKRKMFELFNGMPILTKRFTGIGSRQLSSKGKGAIEDVFKSTFKFST; encoded by the coding sequence atgtctgtAGCTGTGGTGAACCAAAATAAGGTTAAGGTTGATTATAACCCAGTAGAACTAAAACGTAGTAGTTCTACATTTATACAGTCAGAGACCACTGAATTACAATATTGCATAGAAAGAAATGGTTCCCAGCAATCCCAAGACTTAAATTCATTGAATAGTGGGTGTTATAGTTTAAACTCATTTTCTAACCAGAGTATCCTGGACACTAATACTTCAAGTAGTGATGGATACGAGTTAAGTTGCAAAATACCAAAACTTTCTTATGATAAAGTCATCAGTGATGAGGATGTTCAATGGGAGGACATGGATGATTCAGACTTTGTCAAGTGTTTATTGATGTGTGATAAGGTAGAATCTTTATACTTACGAGCTGAATATGTTAATCACTCGGGAGGGGCTAGAGGCAGTGATCTGTTCTGGGAAGTGACTGCAAAGAAATATGGAATCAAGACTGTGGTATACTCATTCAGAGGTCATGCTTCATCCAATCCAAACCGGTATGAATTGTCACAGCAAGAATTATCTAGTGCAAAACCTCACCTGCTGAGGGCAAACATGACACTGAAGAGAAAATATCCAACAGggaaaacatttattgataacTTATTAAGTCGCAACTGGTTTCAGGTACAGAATTCTGATGCAGTATTTGCCATTGGAAAGATAAATAAGAACCGTCAAACTGTGGATGGGGGTACTGGTTGGGCTGTTCAGATGGGTATCGATAATCATAAGCAGACATATGTATTTGATTGTATTCAGAAGAACAAAGGTGGTCTAACTGAAGGTTCGTGTCATTGGTATAGTTTCTGTGAGAAAAGGAAaatgtttgaattatttaatGGAATGCCTATACTAACAAAAAGGTTCACTGGCATTGGATCAAGACAGCTGTCCAGTAAAGGAAAAGGTGCTATTGAAGATGTATTTAAAAGTACTTTCAAATTTAGCACATGA